From the genome of Paraburkholderia aromaticivorans, one region includes:
- a CDS encoding EVE domain-containing protein, producing MRYWLMKSEPDEASIDHLANAPHRTLPWTGVRNYQARNFMRDLMQVGDGVLFYHSSCPEPGIAGIAAVSSTAYPDPTQFDRKSPYFDAKSSQETPRWVLVDVVFKKKIPLIPLAALREHDELKDMRVLAKGNRLSITPVTEAEWRFITKRLA from the coding sequence ATGCGCTACTGGCTAATGAAGTCCGAACCGGACGAAGCAAGCATCGACCATCTCGCCAACGCACCGCATCGCACGTTGCCTTGGACCGGCGTGCGCAACTATCAGGCGCGCAATTTCATGCGTGACCTGATGCAGGTCGGCGACGGTGTGCTGTTCTATCACTCGAGCTGTCCCGAGCCCGGCATCGCGGGCATTGCGGCGGTATCGTCCACCGCGTACCCGGACCCCACGCAGTTCGACAGGAAGAGTCCCTACTTCGACGCGAAGTCGTCGCAGGAAACGCCACGCTGGGTGCTCGTCGATGTGGTGTTCAAGAAGAAGATCCCGCTGATTCCGCTCGCCGCGCTGCGCGAGCATGACGAACTCAAGGACATGCGCGTGCTCGCCAAGGGCAACCGCCTGTCGATCACACCGGTGACCGAAGCCGAATGGCGCTTCATCACCAAGCGGCTCGCTTGA
- a CDS encoding SIMPL domain-containing protein (The SIMPL domain is named for its presence in mouse protein SIMPL (signalling molecule that associates with mouse pelle-like kinase). Bacterial member BP26, from Brucella, was shown to assemble into a channel-like structure, while YggE from E. coli has been associated with resistance to oxidative stress.), which yields MTKNTARALALALVCAAPAALALTPAVARAQNAMQYQPAGVLSLNAQASAEVPQDVVDITLFYEQEASDPSALTSTLNQRADSALQKAKGVSGVTARTGSFSIYPSTDRDGRISAWRGRTEIVLESHDFAAASKLAGQMASIMQVGNVQFSLSPEAQRAAEQKLTGEAIKSFREQAASSAQAFGYSGYSIREVNVGHNGVMPRPVMMMSARAMGADAKASAPVPIEGGTSTVTVNVSGSVQMK from the coding sequence ATGACGAAAAACACTGCACGTGCACTCGCTCTCGCGCTCGTATGCGCCGCGCCCGCAGCGCTAGCCTTGACGCCGGCCGTGGCACGCGCGCAAAACGCCATGCAGTATCAGCCGGCCGGCGTGCTGTCGCTGAATGCGCAGGCCAGCGCGGAAGTACCGCAAGACGTCGTCGATATCACGCTGTTCTACGAGCAGGAAGCGAGCGATCCGTCGGCGCTCACGTCAACGCTGAATCAGCGCGCCGATTCGGCGCTGCAAAAGGCCAAGGGTGTGAGCGGTGTAACGGCCCGCACGGGCTCGTTCTCGATCTATCCGTCAACAGACCGTGACGGGCGCATTTCCGCATGGCGCGGCCGCACGGAGATCGTGCTCGAATCGCACGACTTCGCCGCGGCGTCGAAGCTCGCGGGTCAAATGGCATCGATCATGCAGGTCGGCAACGTGCAATTCTCGCTCTCGCCCGAAGCACAACGCGCGGCCGAGCAGAAGCTCACCGGCGAAGCGATCAAGTCGTTTCGCGAGCAGGCCGCATCGTCCGCGCAGGCGTTCGGCTATAGCGGCTATTCGATTCGCGAGGTCAACGTCGGCCACAACGGCGTGATGCCGCGTCCGGTGATGATGATGAGCGCGCGCGCCATGGGCGCCGACGCGAAGGCCTCGGCGCCGGTGCCGATCGAAGGCGGCACGTCCACCGTGACCGTGAATGTGTCGGGTTCGGTGCAGATGAAATAA
- the lgt gene encoding prolipoprotein diacylglyceryl transferase encodes MLIHPNFDPIAIHLGPLAVRWYGLMYLVAFIAAIVVGRLRLRLPYVAAQGWTAKDIDDMLFYGVLGTILGGRLGYVLFYKASFYFAHPLDIFKVWEGGMSFHGGFLGVTLAMVLFAYQRKRSWLQVTDFVAPMVPTGLAAGRLGNFINGELWGRVTDPSAPWAMLFPGAAPDDAAWLTAHPQLAAQWHLNEVFAQYHMLPRHPSELYEIALEGVALFFVLFFFSRKPKPMGAISAVFLIGYGLARFTVEFAREPDDFLGLLAMGLSMGQWLSLPMILVGIGLLVWSYRRAGRQPAQAVSAS; translated from the coding sequence ATGCTCATTCACCCGAATTTCGACCCCATTGCCATTCATCTGGGGCCGCTCGCCGTGCGCTGGTATGGACTGATGTACCTCGTCGCGTTTATCGCGGCGATCGTCGTCGGCCGGCTGCGGCTGCGTTTGCCGTATGTCGCCGCGCAAGGCTGGACCGCCAAAGATATCGACGACATGCTGTTTTACGGCGTGCTCGGCACGATCCTCGGCGGCCGGCTCGGCTACGTGCTGTTCTACAAGGCGAGCTTTTATTTCGCGCATCCGCTCGACATCTTCAAGGTGTGGGAAGGAGGCATGTCGTTTCACGGCGGCTTTCTCGGCGTGACGCTCGCCATGGTGCTGTTCGCGTATCAGCGCAAACGCTCGTGGCTGCAGGTCACCGACTTCGTCGCGCCGATGGTGCCCACCGGCCTCGCCGCGGGGCGTCTCGGCAACTTCATCAACGGCGAGTTGTGGGGACGCGTAACCGATCCGAGCGCGCCGTGGGCGATGCTGTTTCCGGGCGCCGCGCCCGACGACGCCGCGTGGCTCACCGCGCATCCGCAACTAGCCGCGCAATGGCATTTGAACGAAGTGTTCGCGCAATATCACATGCTGCCGCGTCATCCGTCGGAGCTGTATGAGATCGCGCTGGAAGGCGTCGCGCTGTTCTTCGTGCTGTTCTTCTTCTCCCGTAAACCGAAGCCGATGGGCGCGATTTCCGCCGTGTTTCTGATCGGCTATGGCCTTGCGCGCTTCACGGTCGAATTCGCGCGGGAACCGGACGATTTCCTCGGCCTGCTGGCCATGGGTCTTTCCATGGGCCAATGGTTGTCGCTGCCGATGATCCTCGTCGGTATCGGCCTGCTCGTCTGGTCTTATCGTCGCGCAGGCCGTCAGCCGGCGCAGGCGGTGAGCGCGAGCTGA
- a CDS encoding LysR family transcriptional regulator: MLPAIPDLRQLRYFVTVAEEKHFGRAAARLSMTQPPLSQAIRALEETLGVALFARTKRSVELTPVGADLLPEVQRLLASAEGLRPLAQSLARGEAGVLSLAFVSTADYGLLPLLLRDFGARHPRVRLELTEATSDVQVDELVAGRIDAGLVIAPLPPRHAAQLSWLPIAREPLVIAMSTEMAARVASASGSRDDPSAEWLDPPISLRDVADAPLVIFPRRLAPGFYDIIMDCYGVAGLAPRIGQEAIQMQTIVSLVSAGMGVALVPQSLRNLRRTGVVYRPLSESVPAIETGLVWRTAEVSPVLAGFIEIVRSHAATVEAPLSAAPRV; this comes from the coding sequence ATGCTGCCAGCTATCCCCGATTTGCGCCAGTTGCGCTATTTCGTCACCGTCGCCGAAGAAAAGCACTTCGGCCGCGCGGCGGCGCGCCTTTCGATGACGCAGCCGCCGTTGTCGCAAGCCATCCGGGCCCTGGAAGAGACGCTCGGCGTCGCGCTGTTCGCGCGCACCAAGCGCTCCGTCGAACTGACGCCGGTGGGCGCCGACCTGCTGCCCGAGGTGCAGCGCCTGCTGGCGAGCGCCGAGGGGCTGCGGCCGCTCGCGCAGAGCCTCGCGCGCGGCGAGGCGGGCGTGCTGTCGCTGGCGTTCGTTTCCACGGCGGACTATGGCCTGCTGCCGTTGTTGCTGCGCGATTTCGGCGCGCGTCATCCGCGCGTGCGGCTGGAGTTGACCGAAGCCACCAGCGACGTGCAGGTGGACGAACTGGTGGCCGGGCGCATCGACGCCGGCCTCGTGATCGCGCCGCTGCCGCCGCGCCATGCCGCTCAGCTCTCGTGGCTGCCCATCGCGCGCGAACCGCTGGTGATCGCCATGTCGACGGAAATGGCGGCGCGCGTGGCGAGCGCTAGCGGCAGCCGTGACGACCCGAGCGCGGAATGGCTGGACCCGCCGATCAGCCTGCGCGATGTCGCCGACGCACCGCTCGTGATCTTCCCAAGACGTCTGGCGCCAGGCTTTTATGACATCATTATGGATTGCTACGGCGTGGCGGGCCTCGCGCCCCGGATCGGCCAGGAAGCGATCCAGATGCAGACGATCGTGAGCCTCGTGTCGGCCGGCATGGGTGTCGCACTGGTGCCGCAATCGTTGCGTAATCTGCGCCGCACCGGCGTCGTGTACCGGCCGCTGTCCGAGTCGGTGCCCGCCATCGAGACGGGGCTGGTCTGGCGCACGGCGGAGGTGAGCCCGGTGCTGGCGGGCTTCATCGAGATCGTGCGCTCGCATGCCGCGACCGTCGAGGCGCCGCTATCCGCCGCGCCGCGCGTTTAG
- the ilvD gene encoding dihydroxy-acid dehydratase → MAYNRRSKNITQGVARSPNRSMYYALGYEKADFDKPMIGIANGHSTITPCNAGLQRLADAAVAAIKGADANPQIFGTPTISDGMSMGTEGMKYSLVSREVISDCIETCVQGQWMDGVVVIGGCDKNMPGGMIGMLRTNVPSIYVYGGTIRPGNWKGTDLTIVSSFEAVGEFTAGRMSQEDFDGVERNACPSTGSCGGMYTANTMSSSFEALGMSLMYSSTMANPDQEKVDSAAESARVLVEAVKKDLKPRDIVTRKSIENAVAVIMATGGSTNAVLHFLAIAHAAEVEWTIEDFERMRKKVPVICNLKPSGQFVATDLHKAGGIPQVMKILLDAGLLHGDCITITGRTIAEELKDVPAKPRADQQVIFPIEQALYKEGHLAILKGNLAIDGAVAKITGLKNPVITGPARVFDDEQSALEAILADGIVAGDVVVLRYLGPKGGPGMPEMLAPTSAIIGKGLGESIGLITDGRFSGGTWGMVVGHVAPEAFVGGTIAFVQEGDSITIDAHKLLLQLNVDDAELARRRAAWQQPKPRYTRGVLAKYSALALPANKGAVTG, encoded by the coding sequence ATGGCATACAACCGTCGTTCGAAGAACATCACGCAAGGCGTGGCGCGTTCGCCGAATCGCTCGATGTACTACGCGCTCGGCTACGAAAAAGCCGACTTCGACAAGCCGATGATCGGCATCGCCAACGGCCACTCGACCATCACGCCGTGCAACGCCGGCCTGCAGCGTCTGGCCGACGCGGCGGTTGCCGCGATCAAGGGCGCCGACGCGAATCCGCAGATCTTCGGCACGCCGACGATCTCGGACGGCATGTCGATGGGCACCGAAGGCATGAAGTACTCGCTCGTGTCGCGCGAAGTGATCTCCGACTGTATCGAGACCTGCGTGCAAGGCCAGTGGATGGACGGCGTGGTCGTGATCGGCGGCTGCGACAAGAACATGCCGGGCGGCATGATCGGCATGTTGCGCACCAACGTGCCGAGCATCTACGTGTATGGCGGCACGATCCGTCCGGGCAACTGGAAGGGCACCGACCTGACCATCGTGTCGTCGTTCGAGGCCGTGGGCGAGTTCACCGCCGGCCGCATGTCACAGGAAGATTTCGACGGCGTGGAGAGAAACGCATGTCCGTCCACGGGTTCATGCGGCGGCATGTACACCGCCAACACGATGAGCTCGTCGTTCGAAGCACTCGGCATGTCGCTGATGTACTCGTCCACAATGGCCAATCCGGATCAGGAAAAAGTCGACTCGGCGGCCGAATCGGCGCGCGTGCTGGTGGAAGCGGTCAAGAAGGATCTGAAGCCGCGCGACATCGTCACCCGCAAGTCGATCGAAAACGCCGTGGCCGTGATCATGGCCACCGGCGGCTCGACCAACGCCGTGCTGCATTTTCTCGCCATCGCGCATGCGGCCGAAGTGGAATGGACCATTGAAGACTTCGAGCGCATGCGCAAGAAGGTGCCGGTGATCTGCAACCTGAAGCCGTCGGGCCAGTTCGTGGCGACCGACCTCCACAAGGCCGGCGGCATTCCGCAAGTCATGAAGATCCTGCTCGACGCCGGCCTGTTGCACGGCGATTGCATCACGATCACCGGCAGGACCATCGCGGAAGAGTTGAAGGACGTGCCGGCCAAACCGCGTGCGGATCAGCAGGTGATTTTCCCGATCGAGCAGGCGCTGTACAAGGAAGGCCACCTCGCGATCCTGAAGGGCAACCTGGCTATCGACGGCGCGGTCGCCAAGATCACCGGGCTGAAGAACCCTGTCATCACGGGCCCGGCGCGCGTGTTCGACGACGAGCAGAGCGCGCTCGAAGCGATTCTGGCCGACGGGATCGTCGCCGGCGACGTGGTGGTGCTGCGCTATCTCGGCCCGAAGGGCGGCCCCGGCATGCCGGAAATGCTCGCGCCGACCTCGGCGATCATCGGCAAGGGTCTCGGCGAGAGCATCGGCCTGATCACCGACGGCCGCTTCTCGGGCGGCACGTGGGGGATGGTGGTCGGGCACGTCGCGCCGGAAGCCTTCGTGGGCGGCACGATCGCGTTCGTGCAGGAAGGCGACTCGATCACCATCGACGCGCACAAGCTGCTGCTGCAACTGAACGTCGACGACGCCGAACTGGCGCGACGCCGTGCCGCATGGCAGCAGCCAAAGCCGCGCTACACGCGCGGCGTGCTGGCGAAGTACTCGGCACTGGCGCTGCCGGCCAACAAGGGCGCTGTGACGGGCTGA
- a CDS encoding c-type cytochrome encodes MKSKSHTALAAAVVLGAALSAGSPAAQAEAAGLALAQQQNCMSCHSVTRSFMGPALREVAAKYAGREDAVTYLKHKILDGSTGVWGPVPMPANTQLTPDQAATLASWVLTLK; translated from the coding sequence ATGAAATCAAAGTCGCACACAGCGCTTGCAGCCGCCGTCGTGCTGGGCGCTGCGTTGAGTGCCGGCAGTCCGGCGGCGCAGGCCGAGGCCGCGGGCCTCGCGCTGGCCCAGCAGCAGAATTGCATGAGTTGTCACTCGGTTACGCGTTCCTTCATGGGACCGGCGCTGCGTGAGGTCGCGGCGAAATATGCTGGCCGTGAAGACGCGGTCACTTATCTGAAGCACAAGATTCTGGACGGCAGCACGGGCGTATGGGGCCCGGTGCCGATGCCAGCGAACACCCAACTCACGCCGGATCAGGCGGCGACGCTGGCTAGCTGGGTGCTGACGCTCAAATAA
- a CDS encoding DUF2486 family protein translates to MSDPNDDSIPVLHEVLVQGHPVQARQASSGAAEFDAPREPSFKAEPVLVPQPVLTPEQVRSAEPVLAPEPAHLQEPAFAPQPHAPEEAAHAPQPAHPADHHPKKRARAHHAVHARHAHEDGFVPSAGVFDRVEPATPLEAGSTVPPDIAREGVGEPALDLDADVIAERLRKRVTGFLAGDGRSIIEDRCRETLHAHTGWLIDQITREVALTLEEEMTSWVREAVLEEIGRHAAGTA, encoded by the coding sequence GTGTCCGATCCCAACGACGATTCGATCCCGGTTCTGCACGAGGTTCTCGTGCAGGGTCATCCTGTGCAGGCGCGCCAGGCGTCGAGCGGTGCTGCCGAGTTCGATGCTCCGCGTGAGCCCAGTTTCAAGGCGGAACCCGTGCTCGTGCCGCAGCCCGTGCTGACGCCGGAGCAGGTCAGGTCGGCCGAGCCTGTGCTCGCGCCAGAGCCGGCGCATCTGCAAGAACCTGCGTTCGCCCCTCAACCGCATGCGCCGGAGGAAGCCGCGCATGCGCCGCAGCCGGCGCATCCGGCCGATCATCATCCGAAGAAGCGCGCGCGGGCGCACCACGCGGTCCACGCGCGGCACGCGCACGAGGACGGGTTCGTGCCGTCGGCGGGCGTGTTCGATCGGGTCGAGCCGGCCACGCCGCTCGAGGCGGGCTCGACCGTGCCGCCGGATATCGCCCGTGAAGGCGTCGGCGAGCCGGCTCTGGACCTGGACGCCGATGTGATCGCCGAACGTCTGCGCAAACGGGTCACGGGGTTCCTGGCCGGCGACGGGCGGAGCATCATCGAAGATCGCTGCCGCGAGACCTTGCACGCGCACACGGGCTGGCTCATCGACCAGATCACGCGCGAAGTGGCGCTCACGCTGGAGGAAGAAATGACCAGCTGGGTGCGTGAAGCGGTGCTGGAAGAAATCGGACGGCACGCCGCAGGCACGGCCTGA
- a CDS encoding DNA polymerase III subunit chi, translating to MTRIDFHSNVGDSLLYACRLIRKAYQAGQPTIVLAEPARLKAFDEQLWTFSPLDFVPHCMAGTPLAAQTPIVLASTLEDVPHHQVLLNLGATVPAQFARFERLLEVVGNAHEELAAGRERYRFYRDRGYALNNYKQGS from the coding sequence ATGACGAGAATCGACTTCCACTCGAACGTCGGCGATTCGCTGCTGTATGCGTGCCGCCTGATCCGCAAGGCGTATCAGGCGGGCCAGCCGACCATCGTGCTGGCCGAGCCCGCGCGGCTGAAGGCCTTCGACGAACAGTTGTGGACCTTCTCGCCGCTCGACTTCGTGCCGCACTGCATGGCGGGCACGCCGCTCGCCGCGCAAACGCCGATCGTGCTGGCTTCCACCCTCGAGGACGTGCCGCATCATCAGGTGCTGCTCAATCTCGGCGCCACGGTGCCGGCGCAATTCGCACGCTTCGAAAGATTGCTGGAAGTGGTCGGTAACGCACACGAGGAACTCGCTGCGGGCCGCGAACGCTATCGCTTCTATCGCGATCGCGGCTATGCTTTGAACAACTACAAGCAAGGCAGCTAG
- a CDS encoding leucyl aminopeptidase → MDFSIKACDWTKGSSNGFLTGKSDCIVIGVFESQTLSGAALEIDAATKGLLTRIIKAGDMDGKAGTTLFLHEVSGIGASRVLLVGLGKQDAFNQKAYGDAARAAWRALLPTKIVQVTFTLAQLPILERSADWAVRAAILALRELTYKFTQMKSKPDTSARALKRIVFSVNTGDEKAAKLAAKQGAALANGMDLTRDLGNLPSNVCTPTYLANTAKKLAKDWKLKVEVLGEKQCEALKMGSFLSVTAGSVEPAQFIVLQYQGGAAKAAPVVLVGKGVTFDTGGISLKPGEGMDEMKYDMCGAGSVLGTLRAVAEMGLKINVVGIIPAVENMPSATATKPGDIVTSMKGLTIEVLNTDAEGRLILCDALTYAERFKPAAVIDIATLTGACIIALGHHNSGLFSKDDALAGELLDASREASDPAWRMPLDDEYQDQLKSNFADLANIGGRPAGSVTAACFLSRFTEAYPWAHLDIAGTAWKSGAAKGATGRPVPLLAQFLIDRAAQ, encoded by the coding sequence ATGGACTTTAGCATAAAAGCCTGTGATTGGACCAAAGGCTCGTCAAACGGTTTCCTGACTGGAAAATCCGATTGCATCGTAATCGGTGTGTTCGAGTCGCAAACCCTCTCGGGCGCGGCTCTCGAGATCGACGCGGCCACCAAGGGCCTGTTGACCCGCATCATCAAGGCCGGCGACATGGACGGCAAGGCCGGCACCACGCTGTTCCTGCACGAAGTCTCGGGCATCGGCGCTTCCCGCGTGCTGCTGGTCGGCCTCGGCAAGCAGGACGCTTTCAACCAGAAAGCTTACGGTGACGCCGCACGGGCCGCCTGGCGCGCACTGCTGCCCACCAAGATCGTCCAGGTCACCTTCACGCTGGCGCAATTGCCGATCCTCGAGCGTTCGGCGGACTGGGCGGTGCGCGCCGCGATCCTCGCGCTGCGCGAGTTGACCTACAAGTTCACGCAGATGAAGAGCAAGCCGGACACGTCGGCGCGTGCGTTGAAGCGCATCGTCTTCAGCGTCAACACCGGCGACGAGAAGGCCGCCAAGCTGGCCGCGAAGCAGGGCGCGGCGCTCGCCAACGGCATGGACCTCACGCGCGACCTCGGCAACCTGCCGAGCAACGTCTGCACGCCGACCTACCTCGCCAACACCGCGAAGAAGCTCGCCAAAGACTGGAAGCTGAAGGTCGAAGTGCTGGGCGAAAAGCAGTGTGAAGCGCTCAAGATGGGCTCGTTCCTGTCGGTTACGGCCGGCTCGGTGGAACCGGCGCAGTTCATCGTGCTGCAGTACCAGGGCGGCGCCGCGAAAGCCGCGCCGGTGGTGCTGGTGGGCAAGGGCGTGACGTTCGACACGGGCGGCATTTCGCTCAAGCCGGGCGAAGGCATGGACGAGATGAAGTACGACATGTGCGGCGCCGGTTCGGTGCTGGGCACGTTGCGCGCCGTCGCGGAAATGGGCTTGAAAATCAACGTGGTGGGCATCATTCCGGCGGTGGAGAACATGCCGTCCGCTACGGCCACCAAGCCGGGCGACATCGTCACCAGCATGAAGGGCCTGACGATCGAAGTGCTGAACACGGACGCCGAAGGCCGGCTGATCCTGTGCGACGCGCTCACTTATGCCGAGCGCTTCAAGCCGGCTGCGGTGATCGATATCGCCACGCTCACGGGCGCCTGCATCATCGCGTTGGGCCACCATAACAGCGGCCTCTTCTCGAAAGACGACGCGCTGGCGGGCGAGTTGCTCGACGCATCGCGTGAAGCGTCGGACCCGGCCTGGCGCATGCCGCTCGACGACGAGTACCAGGACCAGCTCAAGTCGAACTTCGCGGATCTGGCCAATATCGGCGGCCGTCCGGCGGGCAGCGTGACGGCGGCGTGCTTCCTGTCGCGCTTCACCGAAGCCTATCCGTGGGCGCACCTGGACATCGCGGGTACGGCATGGAAGAGCGGTGCGGCGAAGGGCGCAACGGGCCGTCCGGTGCCGTTGCTGGCGCAGTTCCTGATCGATCGCGCCGCGCAATGA